TAGGTCTAAAATACCGCGGATCAATCTTTACGTACTTCTCAAAGGGCAAATCAACATAAGAGAAAGCTTGCTCAACAAACTCTCTCACCGAATGAGCCTCACCAGTTCCTAACACAAAATCTTCCGGCGGGTTAATCTGCAATATCTTCCACATCGCCTCCACATACTCTGGAGCATACCCCCAATCCCGTCTCGCATCAAGATTCCCCAGATAAAGAAAACTCTGCTTCTTAGCCAAAATGTTCGCTATAGCCCTGGTTACTTTTCTCGTTACAAAAGTTTCACCTCTCCGGGGAGACTCGTGATTAAACAAAATTCCATTACACGCAAACAGATTGTAGCCCTCCCTATAATTCACAGTCATCCAATACGCATAGAGCTTAGCACTAGCATAAGGACTCCTAGGCCTAAAAGCCGTTTCCTCACTCTGGGGAGATGGAGCATCTCCAAACATCTCACTACTAGAAGCCTGATAAAACTTAACGCTGTTTCCGCTTCTTTTGATAGCCTCCAAAATCCTAGTAGTGCCCAAACCAGTAACATTCCCAGTATACTCCGGAATATCAAAACTCACCCTAACATGGCTCTGAGCCCCCAAATGATACACCTCATCAGGCTTAACATTATAAATTATGTTCGCTATCTGCTCAGAATCAGAAAGGTCCCCATGAGAAAGAAAAAGTCTCGCACTCGGCTCATGAGGATCCACATAAATATGATCTATCCTCGAAGTATTGAAAGTACTGGCCCTCCTAATGATTCCATGCACCTCATAGCCCTTCGAAAGCAAAAGTTCTG
The nucleotide sequence above comes from Candidatus Bathyarchaeota archaeon. Encoded proteins:
- the gmd gene encoding GDP-mannose 4,6-dehydratase, producing the protein MKKALVTGITGQDGSYLAELLLSKGYEVHGIIRRASTFNTSRIDHIYVDPHEPSARLFLSHGDLSDSEQIANIIYNVKPDEVYHLGAQSHVRVSFDIPEYTGNVTGLGTTRILEAIKRSGNSVKFYQASSSEMFGDAPSPQSEETAFRPRSPYASAKLYAYWMTVNYREGYNLFACNGILFNHESPRRGETFVTRKVTRAIANILAKKQSFLYLGNLDARRDWGYAPEYVEAMWKILQINPPEDFVLGTGEAHSVREFVEQAFSYVDLPFEKYVKIDPRYFRPTETEELVADAGKARKKLGWAPKIKFEELVKIMIDADMRKLGLEPVGKGDKIVEKKFPNRWWKVD